GGCCCTCGGGACGCTCGTCTGGTCGTTCGGCCGGGACATCCTGTGGCTGTGGCGCACGCACCGCGCGGACCAGGCCGCGGTGGAGGAACTGCTGGAACTGGAGCTGGTGCCGGCACGGCAGGCCGTCGCCTCCTGAAGGGGCTTGAAGGGGGCTCAGCCCTTCAGTGGCACCCGGTACACCGTCGACTCCCGCTGCCGGAACCCCTGCCGTTCGTACAGCCGGTTGGCGGCCGCCCGATCGGGGCGCGAGGTGAGGTCGACGGTACGGGCCCCGGCCTCCCGGGCGAGCCGGATCGCCTCCCGGATCAGCAGTCCGGCGACCCCCTGCCCGCGCGCCGCGTGATCGACGATCACGTCCTCGATGCGGGCCCGCAGACCGGCGGGGGCGGGGAACATGACCAGCGTGAGGGTGCCGAGGATCGCTCCGGCCGCCGACCTGGCGATCAGCATGGTGTTGGCGTCGCAGGCCAGGATGCGGTCGAGCGCGGCGAGGTCGAGCGCCTCGGCGGTCGAGGACAGCTGAGGCAGCATCCGCGCGAAGGCGTCGACGAGTCCCTGGTCCGCCTCCCGGGCGATCTCCACCCGGATGTCCTGAGTCTCCATGGGGTGGACTGTATCGCCGAGGGCACGGTCGCCTCCGCCGGAGGGTGCCGGGTGAGGTTGTGGGGCGCGTGCGGGTGCGTCGGGGCTGGTCGCGCCCACGCGGCAGAGCCGCAGATCGATACAGCCCCGCGCCCCTGGGGAGTCTCAGCCGACGCGCGCCGCAACGGAAACCGTGCCCAGCCCCGTCGCGGGTGCTCGCATGCTCCCCACCGGTCGGCCGCTTCCGCCCCACGGCCTCACGCACCCGGCGTCCCGGCCGGGCGGTCGGTGTCCTCCTCCCGCGGCAGC
Above is a window of Streptomyces griseorubiginosus DNA encoding:
- a CDS encoding GNAT family N-acetyltransferase translates to METQDIRVEIAREADQGLVDAFARMLPQLSSTAEALDLAALDRILACDANTMLIARSAAGAILGTLTLVMFPAPAGLRARIEDVIVDHAARGQGVAGLLIREAIRLAREAGARTVDLTSRPDRAAANRLYERQGFRQRESTVYRVPLKG